GGGTTGGGCGCGGCGCTCACGCGGCAGCTGCTGGCCGAAGGGGCGCGGGTGCTGGCGCTCGACCTCTCCCTCGCGGCGCTCGACGCCCAACACGGCGCGCACGCGAACCTCCGCAAGCGGGCCCACGACGTGCGGGACCGCGCGGACGCGGCCCTCGCGGTGGCCGAGCTGGTGGACACGTGGGGGCAGCTCGACCTGGCCATCCACAACGCGGGCGTGGTGGGCGGTGGGCCGCTCCAGCAGTTCGACCCTGCCACGAGCGACCGCATCCTGGACGTGAACCTGCGGGGCGTGTTGCACGGCACCGAGGCCGCCTATGCGCAGATGTGTCGGCAGGGCACGGGCCAGATCGTCAACGTCGCCTCCATGGCCGGGCTCCACGCGGTGCCGTACTCGGCGGTCTACGCAGCGTCCAAGCACGGTGTGGTGGGCCTCACCCTCTCGCTGCGCGAAGAGGCCCGCCCGAAGGGTGTGCGCGTGAGCGTGGCCTGCCCCGGCCTGATCGCCACCGCCATCTTCTCTTCAGCCACCGACGCGGGGGGCTATCAGTACGCTCAGCAGGTGGCGCGTGTCCCGGGTGGGGCGCAGACGCCCGAGGAGGCCACGCGTGCCTTGTTGGACGGGGCCGCTCGCGACGAAGCCGTCATCACGTTCCCGCGTTCCTCGCGGGCCCTCGCCCTGGCCACCCGCCTGGCCCCGGGGCTGCTTCGGCGGGCCATCGGCCTGACCATGAGCCCGCGCTGACCACCGGTCGGTGCAGCCTCGCGTGGCCCCGTGAGCG
This portion of the Sandaracinaceae bacterium genome encodes:
- a CDS encoding SDR family oxidoreductase gives rise to the protein MARRPTAHRNRPTPRDRVALVTGAASGLGAALTRQLLAEGARVLALDLSLAALDAQHGAHANLRKRAHDVRDRADAALAVAELVDTWGQLDLAIHNAGVVGGGPLQQFDPATSDRILDVNLRGVLHGTEAAYAQMCRQGTGQIVNVASMAGLHAVPYSAVYAASKHGVVGLTLSLREEARPKGVRVSVACPGLIATAIFSSATDAGGYQYAQQVARVPGGAQTPEEATRALLDGAARDEAVITFPRSSRALALATRLAPGLLRRAIGLTMSPR